The Amycolatopsis sp. DG1A-15b genome window below encodes:
- a CDS encoding cellulose binding domain-containing protein produces MHPIRRGSRPAVIAGVVTIMAAAVTIATVPAAQAAAGCRVTYQVASQWQSGFSANVDVTNLGDPVVSWRLTWSFASGQRVTQLWNGAVAQSGAQVAVDNAGWNGSLGTGASTGFGFTGSWNNSANLVPTDFALNGTRCNGPVPPTTTSPSPSDALARAHTVGRVKVTGDVAQYTWPGVYFEGRFRGTGVDIVLNDSANDYDVQIDGATVATLVTPGRVTRQVRGLTDAEHSVRLVKRTESPWAAGEFDGFVAAPGGEILAKPAARTRQIEFIGDSLTAGYGDLSTTRDCSANGGIDRNTNTDLSFGALTARSLNADYQVNAQSGRGMVRNYNGGDPGTDFRTAYERTLQNASGDVWHNPATWRPQLVVVGLGTNDFSTAINPGEPWTTDSLVAAYKNAYQGFLDKLRAQYGSDTVIVVGATNLFAQTAQQVVADRNARGDSRVRFWNLDDPRLDHLGCDWHFSLNDHRLISGLLTDYVATLPLAW; encoded by the coding sequence ATGCACCCCATCCGTCGCGGAAGCCGGCCGGCGGTCATCGCCGGCGTCGTCACCATCATGGCGGCCGCCGTCACCATCGCCACTGTCCCCGCCGCCCAGGCCGCGGCGGGCTGCCGGGTGACCTACCAGGTCGCCAGTCAGTGGCAGAGCGGCTTCTCCGCGAACGTCGACGTCACCAACCTCGGGGATCCGGTCGTGAGCTGGCGGCTGACCTGGTCGTTCGCCTCCGGCCAGCGGGTCACCCAGCTGTGGAACGGCGCTGTCGCCCAGTCCGGCGCGCAGGTGGCGGTCGACAACGCCGGCTGGAACGGCTCCCTCGGGACCGGCGCGAGCACCGGGTTCGGGTTCACCGGTTCGTGGAACAACTCCGCCAACCTCGTTCCCACCGACTTCGCCCTCAACGGCACCCGGTGCAACGGCCCCGTCCCCCCGACGACCACGTCCCCGTCGCCATCGGATGCGCTGGCTCGAGCGCACACGGTGGGCCGGGTCAAGGTCACCGGGGACGTCGCGCAGTACACCTGGCCAGGGGTCTACTTCGAGGGCCGCTTCCGCGGTACCGGCGTGGACATCGTGCTCAACGATTCCGCCAATGACTACGACGTCCAGATCGACGGCGCCACTGTCGCCACTCTGGTCACCCCGGGCCGCGTCACCCGCCAGGTTCGTGGCCTGACCGACGCCGAGCACAGCGTGCGGCTGGTCAAGCGCACCGAAAGCCCCTGGGCCGCGGGCGAGTTCGACGGCTTCGTGGCGGCACCCGGCGGCGAGATCCTCGCGAAGCCCGCCGCCCGGACCCGGCAGATCGAGTTCATCGGCGACTCCCTGACCGCCGGCTACGGCGACCTCTCCACCACCCGCGACTGTTCGGCCAACGGCGGAATCGACCGCAACACCAACACCGACCTCAGCTTCGGCGCACTCACCGCCCGAAGCCTGAACGCCGACTACCAGGTCAACGCCCAATCCGGCCGCGGCATGGTCCGCAACTACAACGGCGGCGACCCCGGGACCGACTTCCGCACCGCCTACGAGCGCACCCTGCAGAACGCCTCCGGCGACGTGTGGCACAACCCCGCCACGTGGCGGCCGCAGCTGGTCGTGGTCGGTCTGGGCACCAACGACTTCAGCACCGCCATCAACCCCGGCGAACCGTGGACCACCGACAGTCTGGTCGCCGCCTACAAGAACGCCTACCAGGGCTTCCTCGACAAGCTCCGCGCTCAATACGGTTCCGACACGGTCATCGTGGTGGGCGCGACGAACCTGTTCGCCCAGACGGCGCAACAGGTCGTCGCCGACCGCAACGCCCGCGGCGACAGCCGTGTCCGGTTCTGGAACCTCGACGACCCGAGGCTGGACCACCTCGGCTGCGACTGGCACTTCTCCCTCAACGACCACCGGCTCATCTCCGGACTGCTCACCGACTACGTCGCCACCCTCCCGCTGGCCTGGTGA
- a CDS encoding winged helix-turn-helix domain-containing protein → MKYQVLGPVAAILGDRPVPLGGPKPRVVLAALLLQANQVVSEQRLYSLVWGDRPPATVRGRLQICVSGLRKLLGPEAIRRERPGYVLEVAPGELDLDVFTAEVEQASADPAAGSAAIAADRLRAALALWREPAFLGQDNLAALGLLPVPSLTSES, encoded by the coding sequence ATGAAGTATCAGGTTCTCGGGCCGGTCGCCGCCATCCTGGGCGACCGGCCCGTTCCCCTTGGGGGGCCGAAGCCGCGGGTCGTACTCGCCGCGTTGCTGTTGCAGGCCAACCAGGTCGTCTCCGAGCAGCGGTTGTACTCGCTGGTCTGGGGCGACCGGCCGCCTGCCACGGTCCGCGGCCGGCTGCAGATCTGCGTCTCCGGCCTGCGCAAGCTGCTCGGGCCGGAGGCGATTCGTCGTGAGCGGCCGGGATATGTCCTCGAAGTGGCACCCGGAGAGCTCGATCTGGACGTCTTCACGGCCGAGGTCGAGCAGGCGTCGGCCGATCCGGCCGCCGGCTCCGCCGCGATCGCGGCGGACCGGCTTCGCGCGGCGTTGGCCCTCTGGCGGGAGCCGGCGTTCCTTGGCCAGGACAACCTCGCGGCGCTTGGTCTTCTTCCTGTTCCTTCATTGACCTCGGAAAGCTGA
- a CDS encoding aldehyde dehydrogenase family protein: protein MTGETFDVLNPATGELVGTHRVTTEYEVTDAVRQARDAAVWWAGLGFGERARRLDSWRRRIARGAAELADLISREMGKPRRVTPDGLGRTPHFEHLVRRDVPPGRGPLI from the coding sequence ATGACCGGCGAAACGTTCGACGTACTGAACCCGGCCACGGGCGAACTCGTCGGCACGCACCGCGTCACGACGGAGTACGAAGTCACCGACGCCGTCCGCCAGGCCCGCGACGCGGCCGTCTGGTGGGCCGGGCTCGGCTTCGGCGAGCGAGCCCGGCGGCTGGACTCCTGGCGGCGGCGCATCGCCCGCGGCGCCGCGGAACTGGCCGATCTGATCAGCCGGGAAATGGGCAAACCCCGGCGGGTGACTCCGGACGGACTCGGCCGCACGCCCCACTTCGAGCACCTTGTCCGGCGGGATGTCCCCCCTGGCAGAGGGCCTTTGATCTGA
- a CDS encoding metal-dependent hydrolase, whose amino-acid sequence MGLAVAATAEASDHRLHTAGGLRRQFSNVPRDVVAEVAFERGTPRYYTAVVGEWLLGADRLERAGMHPAVLDLIRWHGAEEVEHRNVAFDAFMHVDGSYARRVRTALLASFTLAVLFLTTARYLLFADPTPGVRRSWVRQLVSATQRGLIPKATIFLTEIPKYLRPGFHPSQLGSMDAAIRYLARSPAASPEARP is encoded by the coding sequence GTGGGACTCGCCGTCGCGGCGACCGCGGAAGCTTCCGACCACCGGCTCCACACGGCGGGTGGGCTCCGCCGCCAGTTCAGCAACGTCCCACGGGACGTTGTCGCCGAGGTGGCGTTCGAACGCGGCACGCCGCGGTACTACACCGCGGTCGTCGGGGAATGGCTGCTCGGCGCCGACCGGCTGGAGCGGGCCGGGATGCACCCGGCCGTGCTCGACCTCATCCGCTGGCACGGCGCCGAGGAGGTCGAACACCGCAACGTCGCGTTCGACGCCTTCATGCACGTCGACGGCAGCTACGCCCGGCGGGTACGCACGGCGCTGCTCGCCAGCTTCACCCTCGCGGTGCTGTTCCTCACCACCGCGCGGTACCTCCTCTTCGCCGATCCCACGCCCGGTGTGCGCCGGTCGTGGGTGCGGCAGCTGGTCAGCGCGACCCAGCGCGGCCTGATCCCGAAGGCCACGATCTTCCTCACCGAGATCCCGAAGTACCTGCGCCCGGGCTTCCACCCCTCGCAGCTGGGCAGCATGGACGCCGCGATCCGCTACCTGGCCCGCTCCCCCGCAGCCAGCCCGGAGGCCCGGCCGTGA
- a CDS encoding PDR/VanB family oxidoreductase: MTTTSTPTRAMRLAAAASATYQRVFATSRVAPLLSRPRPVRRSGYDLDLTVRAIRAEADDVISLVLAAPDGSPLPGWIPGAHLDVFLPSGRQRQYSLCGDPGDRSSYRIAVRRIADGGGGSREIHDTVRAGGPLRIRGPRNAFPLAAANSYLFVAAGIGITPILPMVRACHERAVPWRLVYLGRSRATMPFLDELARCDSGTVEIRPDDECGPPVLGDILPLAPAGAAVYLCGPPPLMHPARELVRASDPSASLHTERFSPPPVSGGAPFEIRLRRTGVTVGVGPGETALTAITRVTSDVAYSCRQGFCGTCKVRVLDGEVEHRDRLLSPAERRDSMLVCVSRATGRLVIDR, encoded by the coding sequence GTGACCACGACGTCCACCCCGACCCGGGCGATGCGCCTGGCCGCCGCGGCCAGCGCCACCTACCAGCGGGTGTTCGCCACCAGTCGCGTCGCCCCGCTGCTGTCCCGCCCGCGGCCCGTGCGTCGCAGCGGCTACGACCTCGACCTCACCGTCCGGGCGATCCGCGCCGAGGCGGACGACGTCATCAGTCTCGTCCTGGCCGCACCGGACGGCAGCCCGCTGCCCGGCTGGATCCCGGGTGCGCACCTGGACGTGTTCCTGCCCTCGGGCCGGCAGCGGCAGTACTCGCTGTGCGGTGACCCCGGCGACCGGTCGTCGTACCGGATCGCGGTGCGCCGGATCGCCGACGGTGGCGGCGGCTCCCGCGAGATCCACGACACCGTGCGCGCGGGCGGCCCACTGCGGATCCGCGGACCGCGCAACGCCTTTCCCTTGGCCGCCGCGAATTCCTACTTGTTCGTCGCCGCGGGCATCGGCATCACGCCGATCCTGCCGATGGTGCGGGCCTGCCACGAACGGGCCGTTCCGTGGCGGCTGGTGTACCTGGGCCGCAGCCGCGCCACCATGCCGTTCCTCGACGAACTCGCCCGCTGCGACAGCGGCACGGTCGAGATCCGGCCGGACGACGAATGCGGCCCGCCGGTGCTCGGCGACATCCTGCCGCTCGCGCCCGCCGGGGCGGCCGTCTACCTGTGCGGCCCGCCACCGCTCATGCACCCGGCCCGCGAGCTCGTGCGGGCGAGTGACCCGAGCGCGTCCCTGCACACCGAACGGTTCTCCCCGCCGCCGGTCAGCGGCGGCGCGCCCTTCGAGATCCGGTTGCGCCGGACCGGGGTCACGGTCGGGGTCGGCCCCGGCGAGACCGCGCTCACCGCGATCACCCGGGTCACCTCCGATGTCGCTTACTCGTGCCGGCAAGGCTTCTGCGGCACCTGCAAGGTCCGCGTCCTCGACGGCGAGGTCGAGCACCGCGACCGCCTGCTCAGCCCCGCCGAACGCCGGGACTCGATGCTCGTCTGCGTCTCCCGCGCGACCGGCCGGCTGGTGATCGATCGATGA